The genomic window AAGTTTCATCAACATGGACATCGCATTTGGGAGGAAACCATTATGTTTTGGTGAGAATAAAATGACTaagttcgtctttcataaacaCAAATTCTCATTTGAATCTGttgcactaaaaaaaaaaatcaatattgttACATTTTACTTGACCAattgttagttttttcttttgcgTTGCTACTAGAAGAAATGGTTTCGGTTAGTGGCTGCATCATATCTCCAATGCATGatctctatttcttttcttgGATTTTTTTGACcccttttatttaaaaaaaaaacaaactgtttcataattattttagatttaatttattttttaaattcaaaatttggatGATTCCATCTTGATCTTATTAAGTTTGAACATAATTTATAGTATTTCATCTTATTTCAAGATTTTGTGTATCCTGCAAAAGGGAGAGCTTAGGAGTTAGGATGGTCAACTAAATGCTTTTGATTATGGTGGTCCAGTTAACAACACCTATTATAGGTATATAATCTATACCCCAACAAATAATTTATGAAGCACAAAGATAAACATAGACACACTAGATATATATAATACAGATACGATGACACCGATGATAATTTGAGAAAagtgacataattcaatgtaataatTGTAAGATTAATTTAactattataattaatttatggtGATCTATGTGAAAAGATGCAATATTAACGTGAAATTGTGCTAGTATTTATGAAAGGATGTCaatattcatgtgaaatagTATGAATATTATTCATGTAAAAGATGCAATTCATGAAAGGGTGCAAGTGAATTTCTATAAATACATGTAACTTTGATGGAAAGTTACTAATGTCGTTTCTGAGTTTTTAGAGGCTATGTACATTGTAAAAGTGTCcccataataaaaaaaaatacccgttatttaaattgcaaataacataacaaaaataataattctttttttttgacggtaaaaataataattcttgTAAGTTTCAAAGTGTGATTTTTAGTTTCAAATTTTAGAAGCTCCgaattataaaattttgatttttacctTTGTCCCAACTTCAATGGAGTTTTGGAGATCACATTACTAAGAATAGGAGGAGGAGAATGGCCACGCCGGAGATGAGTGGCTGACGGTGGTTGAGTAATGTTGGTGGTGATGTGTTAGTGTTATGctaattcatttattttttttgatcaAACGCTAATTTGTTGATCtatattactattactattccttttctttaattttattttatagagaAACTGAGCTGATTATTGGGCCTTACAGTTTACtgtaatataattaatttttaaaccctctaatttactaatattactaccctataatttttttgaggctaattaatgaatgaatattaAGAGTTTTGTCTCTTCCATAAAACTCTTTCTGTATGGGAAAGAACGAATGAAAATTAGATAGATTATATGAATCGGAGAATTATTGTTACTACCCTACTTTTTATCATCGTGGATCTTAGAAGAGTTCCAATATATCAtatatcacttttatttttgaagcaatATATCATATATCACTTATATATAGACGGTTATGCTTGTTCAATGACATTCGAAATTTTGCCCTACTGATTGTTGGCTATGGACGTTGTTCCAAATATTTTTCCCACTTCAATTATTAGAGAGATGTTAAATTTATAGAGCTTGAATTGTGAATTGTTGAAAGAGTTGTTGAAGTGTAATAAGAAAAAAACTCTAAATCGAGGTAGACACAAATTTacaagttatattattatacGGATTTTGAGTAATTCAAAATTGATCCTTCTAGACTATTGACTTTGGTGTTCAAACATAGTAccataaattatatttaatgaaATAGTTAGTTTGTTCAGTGGTCATTGACACTAGACTTGGTATGGAGGACAACAGTTCGATCCCTGCATGCGATTGAGAAGatgctgaaatcacttgatgtcaaaaaTGACCCCAAAATCAGATTAAGCAGTCTAGTATGCAGGATACTGacggtgaaaacaaaaatttaaaactaaataaattatatttaatgaaGCCTCTTCATACTCTTTCTTCTAATGGTAGATGATGCTATCTTTGACTAAGACACATTTAATGACCTAATGAAGTGGGGATAATGATGATTGCTTCGTTACATGCTATAGATACACTCCATGACTATAGCTCCAAAGTACCAATTCATATAATTCAAACTTGCGCTACATGCATTGAGTAATGAGCTATGTTATATGAAGTATATGAAGTATGTACACACTTTAATGGATAAAAATACGACTCATGTATTATATTTCTCTTTATATACGATTCCTGAGACTCacaaaaagtattaaaaaaaatcaaaaagtgTCATGGATACATAGATTTATcgtatttttgtttgaaaatttgtATTGCAATAACATTTTTCGCGAGTAATAGATGTTGCTAGCTTGTTGGTACCAAATGCATACGTATGTGAACGGACTAGAAGTTTATTTTGCGCTTTCAACTTCGGCATTTCATTGTTTGATGTTCATTAAGCttcaaatttgaagaatttattAACAATTCAAGAATTATGCTCACGTTTGGTTACAATTGAAAAGACGGAAATTTACTTCTTGATTGATAAACTACTCCGTGTTATTCGTTTTCTACAACAACAACTCAGAAATATATAAGTTGAGAAATAAGATGAAAGCCGGATTTTTAGTAGATAACATGtcaattttagttttcaaaacATGTCAGTTTATTTATATTGAAAGGAAAATTGCAAGGAATATTGCTGCAAGTATTAATTGACGTAATGTATCATTTTAAGGTATTTTAAATGatgtagtttaatttttttcatgatcAAGTATTGTGTGTTTATTacaacttgatattttgatatatGATTTGCATATTTaagttataaattattttttttttagcactCCACCTCAAATTTTAATCTAACTCTACCATCGATTGTCAATTAATTAGTGGTGGGCGAGTACTAGATGATGTTAGCTTGTTGGTACCAAAAACATTGTTATGTAACAATTAATATATTAACAATTTggcactataaaaaaaaaaaattcataatcaGGTCTAAGTCTAACGTACCCTAAACGctcatatgatattttctttaatataaTAGATAGATGGATAGATAGacagatagatagatagatggaTGCATTCTTTATTGATATATTAGATCGTAGATATCAAATGATCGTTCTTTTCTCTTGAGTATGCTTCAGATGATAGATGATATAACTCACtcacttttcttcttcttttttttttgacaaaaaccaGAAATAATATTAATGAGATTATTgaagtagaaaaaaaattaaatcatataaaaaaattaagattagaagttccttaaaaaaaatagaagtagAAAAAAACTTCATTCAATAATAACTAattaaatcatataaaaaaatagttcgttaaatcttataaaaaaatagttaattaaataattaatatataattggtaattatattcaataaaaaaatagttaattaaataattaatgtgcGATTGGTAATTatattcaataattttgtaaaaaaaattatattcaataaTTAAAAGGAATAACAACATTCACttagtgttaaaaaaaaatgtcacgtCTACAAGTtctaagcaacaaaaaaaatgtcgAAATAGTTATGTCGGATATAATGATCGGGGTTTAAACGTGTGTATGAGTTTAAAATGATTTTGGCATTTCGTTAatgtacaaaaataaataaattggctTGTCAATATTAAACATTGTTTTAGAAAGACAAACTTATTATGAGGGTGCTACCAGGgacggaaccagaaaaaatCATCGAGGGTGACGAGAAATATAACATTTGATAAATAACATCAACCATAACTAATTTATactgtttaatatttttaaacacaacactattaaaaatattttttaaaaatatagagCATATATTATAACCTATAAAACAATACGGATATCGGACCAGACACGAACACTGACATATCGACACCGAAAATaatttgactaaataaaataattcaatgtaattataagtgtcagTGTTGTGTCAGTATCGGACACCAGGACACGTCTAATCCAAAGAGTGTCCGTGTTTTTCTTAGATtataacatattaaaaaataaccaTGCTTAGAAAATCTAgtagaatgaaattaaaatgtttggtAAAGTAGTCTAGTACCTAAGTGGTATTATTTACTTTACTAGTTAGtggttatattaatttttttttcttcaagtagTCTAGTAGTTAAGTGGGATGAACGAAATTTAAACCCCGTCGTCCTACATATATAAACAATgttctaccaactgagttaagttcacgagacttaaattaaaatagttaacaaatattattatcttATAAGCACACTTGTATATCTTTATAAAAGATTGAGTGGACCAACAAGAAGGGTGGCAgactactaattttttttaataacaggGGTGGCAATATATATGTTACATAGGATAGTATACTACTACTATATGTACGATAGGACGGCGGCTGCCCCTTTTCTTCACTACGTAGTTCCGTCGCTGGGTGCTACTATCCTCCTTTAGTTGGTTAATTTAAcccttttattatatataaaaaagtaaaattcacTCATACCtttatattttagtaaaaaaaaaaacaacattcattcatttttgtcaaaacaaaaaattcattcattcaataattgtcaaaaagaaaattaaattcattcaataaaatattttttgactaagcattcaataatagtttttttgaccaatcattcaatattttttttcttttgacgaAATCATTCAATAAtagttaataattatataattttttgacgaaattattcaataattttgtttttatgataaaatcatttaataataattatataaaacaataaaataattattttttctaaaaaaacttgtgaatatattataataaaaaaagtgttaatataatactatgaatcttccataaaaaaataatactatgaATCAAGACGGAAATGTGTCATAAGTGGAACCCATACAACCTTAAACTAGGGTTAACCCGTTTCATATTTATTTGCAGTGCCGCAggttgtttgtttcatttagcTCAAAACATTTGTACTCTCAAGTATATCTCTCCATCATACCTTAAATATATTTGAGGATCATTTCACAATCACATCAAATCACAATATACCCTAACCGAAAAAGCCTAGATCCAAGCTCAATCTCTTTCATTCCTTTTCTCCCCTTTCTTCATCTTTCCCTTCACCTTGACTATTTCACTCATACCATGACTCTCTAACCTTCAACCCCCTTATTATATAAGTCACTTAACATCTCTTGTTATAATTCATTGTCTACCATTGCCTAAGCTCGCCGTCTCAACATGGCAAGCATCAATCAAGAACAGCTGAAGAACGAGAACGTCAATTTGGTATAAACATTCTCTTTTTCTCTGATCACCGTTTTTAttcatgatatttttttaatttctctctACATCTACTTGTTCAGGttgattatttttgttttttgttcatgttgatttttttttgtggtaatTCGTTCATGCATGTTGATGGCGGctaaaaaaactttaatttgttCATGAAAATTTCATGCATTAACTGTTTGATGATAAATTTGTAGATTATTAATTGCTTAATTTCATAGCCATCATTAACCTTTAAttagtgtttgtgtttttttttgttattctcaATTTAATGATTCTAATTTTAATCAATCCAAACTTCTGTCACTCACTTGTGCTTTCTAAAGGTTTATACGAAGTTCCTCCTTAATTTTTATACGTTCTTCCTTTTCCAGTTTTTTTATATGTGTTGataacaataataatcatatTTACGAGAATTAACCCTAACATGCTGCCCATGTTTAAAAAATCTCACGATAATTATCGTAATAAATTATATGTACATCTcaaaattatacaaataaacaataatttttttgtttgagtaACATGTTCCGGCTAATAATATCTCTTGgggttagggttagggtttggtTTGTTGGATTGATGCTTTGATTAACGGTGTATTATCTAAatctaaatatattaattttctaAATATTGTTTAATAATTGGTGGATCGTTATATGAAACTGTCTTATATCATCAGATTTGGTGCGGTGGTGCACAATATGTATGATCATGATGGTATAAATCTCACTCAACAATTTTATAAATCTCACTCTTAATAGTTGTTATCTtcaagatttatttatttttttgaaaaaaatcccTTTccttgtcaattttttacacaaaatatttttttttttgcacaagtgattttttaattgaatgcataattttctaaaattttttttttttttttaaatcacttgaaaaatattttgaatatgCTTGTGATTGGCGATTATCcctcttatttttttcaaattcaaattacttcTTCAATGTTCCATCGTAATCCTTTATGTGATGATTTTAATTACAATAATTGATTGGctattttttgttacatatgATTTATCAACGAAATCTTTCTTGTATTGATTTATACTATACCATAGTTATTGTCTGATTCGTGATAATAATTTGAACGATATGATTTAAGATATACGACTCGTGTATTCTTGAGTTTCTAACTCGAATTCACGAGTTATGTTGGTAAGATTCGAGGGTCCGTCTGATTGTATATGTAGCATACCTTAGAGTCTTGACTTGATCCAGAATGTGTAAAGGATCTATTAATATTCTAATTTAATGGTAATGGTAATTCCACCTAAAAATGAATTGAATTATTGATTGCGCCATACAAACCCTTATGTGCACACTATATCTATTAATCTTCATACACGATGTACACTACGAGTgtatatttttatcatataaGAGTCGAGGGTAATGTAATGTAAGCATATTTCTAAGTCTAACCttgttgatgttattttttgttactaGGAACGGATTCCATTGGAGGAAGTGTTTGAACACCTGAAATGCTCTCGAGAAGGTCTAACCTCCGATGAAGGAGCCAACAGGCTCCAAGCATTTGGGCCAAATAAGCTTGAAGAAATTAAGGATAGCAAGTTTCTTAAATTTTTGGGTTTTATGTGGAACCCTTTGTCATGGGTTATGGAGGTTGCTGCCATCATGGCGATTGCTCTGGCGAACGGTGGAGGAAAGCCTCCGGACTGGCAAGATTTCGTTGGAATTGTTGTTCTCTTAGTGGTCAACTCGACAATCAGTTTCATCGAAGAGAACAATGCTGGCAATGCTGCGGCCGCTCTTATGGCTGGATTAGCTCCAAAGACAAAGGTTTAATTACAATTCTCTTCACTAACTAATCGTTATTGCATCGTCGCATATCATTTACATTATTACGTATACTATTTATAAAGCACAGTTCGCTTATCCACGCTGCATCATATAACAACATCGCTatctatcttttatttattatatatatgaaatagGAAATACCATTGCTTATCCGCGTTGTGCCATGCAACGACGGCGTCTCCATATATCTGTCTTATTTGTTTATCATATTATACATAGAAAAAAGAAACTTTCATACTAGTTGATGTTTGTTATTAACATTTGTGCAACTTCTTTTGCcacaaaaaaactttaggtGCTAAGAGACGGAAAATGGAGTGAGCAAGATGCGGCAATTTTGGTACCAGGAGACATTATCAGCATCAAGTTGGGAGACATTATTCCTGCTGATGCAAGACTTCTAGAGGGTGATTCTTTAAGCGTGGACCAGTCTGCATTAACAGGAGAATCACTTCCTGTGACAAAGTGTGCAACTCAAGAAGTGTTTTCAGGATCAACCGTGAAAAAGGGAGAAATTGAAGCAGTTGTGTATGCCACTGGTGTGCACACGTTTTTTGGAAAAGCGGCGCATTTGGTGGATAGTACAAACCAGGTAGGACATTTCCAGAAAGTGCTAACAGCTATCGGCAACTTCTGCATTTGTTCAATTGCGGTTGGAATAGTTGTTGAGCTCATTGTGATGTATCCGATTCAACACCGCAAGTATAGAGACGGAATTGACAATCTTTTGGTGCTATTGATCGGCGGAATTCCAATTGCTATGCCAACTGTTTTGTCTGTTACTATGGCTATCGGTTCTCATAGGCTCTCGCAGCAAGGTGCAATCACAAAAAGAATGACTGCTATTGAGGAAATGGCTGGAATGGATGTTTTGTGCAGTGATAAAACTGGAACTCTCACTCTGAATAAGCTTAGTGTTGACAAAAACTTGATTGAGGTGTTTGCTAGAGGTGTTGATAAGGACCATGTGATACTTCTAGCTGCAAGAGCTTCTCGGATAGAAAATCAGGATGCTATTGATGCTGCGATTGTTGGAATGCTTTCTGATCCACAAGAGGTAAACAAGTCAAATCTAAATTAATATCTTTGGATTAATGCTTTTGATGAATTTtaactaaataatttttttgatagaTAGACTAAATTAATTGGTGTTCTATCTAGCTTTTGTACTAAATAGGAAAATattaaagaaattattgaattttcgatgttgataaaattcaattttaatgtTGTGATTGAACAGGCTAGAGCTGATATCAACGAGGTGCACTTTCTTCCGTTCAATCCAGTAGATAAGAGGACTGCTCTTACCTATGTTGATGCTGATGGAAATTGGCATAGAGCTAGCAAAGGAGCTCCTGAACAGGTAAATATGAGTTTCATCTtgttatgttttaatttattttttatcggTAGGACTTGAGCTCGGTATCCTTGGTTTTGAACACTCGCACACCTTGAGCACCAACCACCTGCGCTAGACTACGGTGGTATCTTGTTATGTTTTATAAGATGAGATGACTAACTAAGCCAtgtttttgtattgttttagaTATTGGAACTCTGCAACTGCAGAGAGAATGTGACGAGAAAGGCTCATGCAGTGATTGATAGGTTTGCTGAGCGTGGACTAAGATCTTTAGGTGTTGCTTATCAAGTAAGTAAACATGATATCGTTATCagctatatttatttttctacttgAATGTGATTCCCTTGTTTTATTGTTGATTGATTTTGTGATTTGTGTAACAGGAAGTACCGGAGAAATCAAAAGACAGTCCTGGGGCTCCATGGCAGTTCGTTGGATTATTGCCCTTATTCGATCCCCCAAGGCATGACAGTGCTGAAACCATTAGAAGAGCACTGAGCCTTGGCGTGAATGTTAAGATGATTACTGGTAAGATTTGAGGCCATGCTTTATTTTTTACATAGTTCTAAACTGCGGCATGTAATTGAAACTGTGGCAGCAATGCAGAGGTTATTGAGATTGTGCAACTTCAATGTGGCTGATAATTTTGCCGCAATATCAAACTTGGTAGCATAAAGTAACTGCGACCACAGCCGTGATTTAGAACTATTTATAGTTCATACCATAAATCTAAGTTTTTAGCTTTGAAATTAATTGTGGATTCTGTTTTTCTCTAGGGGACCAACTTGCCATCGGAAAGGAAACAGGCAGAAGACTTGGAATGGGAACGAACATGTATCCATCATCTGCATTGCTTGGAGAAGGTTCTTCTAATTCAGATGTTCCTATTGACGAGTTGATCGAGAAAGCTGATGGGTTTGCTGGAGTATTTCCCGGTATGTTCTTGTTAACATTGATTTTTGGTTTTAACAGTAGTTTCGATATATGAAACACAGACACTACTCCAAAGTGCAGTGTTGGCATGTATGCACATTTTGGACACCGAAACTTTTTCAGGCACAGTTATAACATACTTGGTCATAACTTCTGCTAAACTATTGAAGCTGCTATATATCTTTGTCTATAGTAATGCAAGTAACTAGGTTTCACATTCCCCATCAGTTATATTATATTAATCATTTTTCTCTTCGTATGATATGGTAGAGCACAAATATGAAATCGTTAGAAGGCTTCAAGAGAGGAAGCATATATGTGGCATGACTGGTGATGGTGTAAACGACGCACCAGCGTTGAAGAGAGCTGATATCGGAATTGCTGTTGCTGATGCTACAGATGCTGCTAGAAGTGCTTCCGATATTGTTCTCACTGAACCTGGTTTGAGTGTGATTATCAGTGCTGTGCTCACCAGCAGGGCCATTTTCCAAAGAATGAAGAACTATACAGTAAGTTACCTTGCATCTATAATTCAACCTTTTGACTTTACTTGAACTCTTTTATTTCTCTAATCACAAAATGTTTGATTATGTAACAGATTTATGCTGTGTCCATCACCATTCGTATCGTGGTACGTGTTGAAATAAACTTCACAAAAAAATActcacattttatttttctatgtaCTTGAACATTTAAATCATAAATATACTTAATTATGatcattgattttttatttttcaatttggCAGTTTGGTTTCATGTTAATTGCTTTGATCTGGAAATTTGATTTTTCACCCTTCATGGTTCTGATAATTGCAATACTGAATGATGGTAAAATATCATTTTCATTACTTTCATCTTATTTTAATACTTTCTAACTATAGTAAAATCTTTAACTTGATTTCCTAACATTACCTACCATATACATTTAGGTACTATAATGACAATTTCAAAGGATAGAGTGAAACCATCTCCACTACCCGACAGTTGGAAACTAAAGGAGATATTTGCCACTGGTATTGTGCTTGGCAGTTACATGGCACTGATGACAGTCCTATTTTTCTGGGCGGCTA from Trifolium pratense cultivar HEN17-A07 linkage group LG1, ARS_RC_1.1, whole genome shotgun sequence includes these protein-coding regions:
- the LOC123917766 gene encoding plasma membrane ATPase-like isoform X2: MASINQEQLKNENVNLERIPLEEVFEHLKCSREGLTSDEGANRLQAFGPNKLEEIKDSKFLKFLGFMWNPLSWVMEVAAIMAIALANGGGKPPDWQDFVGIVVLLVVNSTISFIEENNAGNAAAALMAGLAPKTKVLRDGKWSEQDAAILVPGDIISIKLGDIIPADARLLEGDSLSVDQSALTGESLPVTKCATQEVFSGSTVKKGEIEAVVYATGVHTFFGKAAHLVDSTNQVGHFQKVLTAIGNFCICSIAVGIVVELIVMYPIQHRKYRDGIDNLLVLLIGGIPIAMPTVLSVTMAIGSHRLSQQGAITKRMTAIEEMAGMDVLCSDKTGTLTLNKLSVDKNLIEVFARGVDKDHVILLAARASRIENQDAIDAAIVGMLSDPQEARADINEVHFLPFNPVDKRTALTYVDADGNWHRASKGAPEQILELCNCRENVTRKAHAVIDRFAERGLRSLGVAYQVIPEKSKDSPGAPWQFVGLLPLFDPPRHDSAETIRRALSLGVNVKMITGDQLAIGKETGRRLGMGTNMYPSSALLGEGSSNSDVPIDELIEKADGFAGVFPEHKYEIVRRLQERKHICGMTGDGVNDAPALKRADIGIAVADATDAARSASDIVLTEPGLSVIISAVLTSRAIFQRMKNYTIYAVSITIRIVFGFMLIALIWKFDFSPFMVLIIAILNDGTIMTISKDRVKPSPLPDSWKLKEIFATGIVLGSYMALMTVLFFWAAKDTDFFSDKFGVRSLRNNPNEMMAALYLQVSIISQALIFVTRSRNWSFFERPGLLLLAAFFIAQLIATVIAVYAHWEFARIKGMGWGWAGVIWLYSLVTYLPLDLLKIAIRYILSGKAWDNLLENKTAFTTKKDYGREEREAQWAAAQRSLHGLQASTSNNNIFNETTSYRELSEIAEQAMRRAEVARLMEKNTLKGRVESVVKLKGLDLDTSKHHYTI
- the LOC123917766 gene encoding plasma membrane ATPase-like isoform X1 yields the protein MASINQEQLKNENVNLERIPLEEVFEHLKCSREGLTSDEGANRLQAFGPNKLEEIKDSKFLKFLGFMWNPLSWVMEVAAIMAIALANGGGKPPDWQDFVGIVVLLVVNSTISFIEENNAGNAAAALMAGLAPKTKVLRDGKWSEQDAAILVPGDIISIKLGDIIPADARLLEGDSLSVDQSALTGESLPVTKCATQEVFSGSTVKKGEIEAVVYATGVHTFFGKAAHLVDSTNQVGHFQKVLTAIGNFCICSIAVGIVVELIVMYPIQHRKYRDGIDNLLVLLIGGIPIAMPTVLSVTMAIGSHRLSQQGAITKRMTAIEEMAGMDVLCSDKTGTLTLNKLSVDKNLIEVFARGVDKDHVILLAARASRIENQDAIDAAIVGMLSDPQEARADINEVHFLPFNPVDKRTALTYVDADGNWHRASKGAPEQILELCNCRENVTRKAHAVIDRFAERGLRSLGVAYQEVPEKSKDSPGAPWQFVGLLPLFDPPRHDSAETIRRALSLGVNVKMITGDQLAIGKETGRRLGMGTNMYPSSALLGEGSSNSDVPIDELIEKADGFAGVFPEHKYEIVRRLQERKHICGMTGDGVNDAPALKRADIGIAVADATDAARSASDIVLTEPGLSVIISAVLTSRAIFQRMKNYTIYAVSITIRIVFGFMLIALIWKFDFSPFMVLIIAILNDGTIMTISKDRVKPSPLPDSWKLKEIFATGIVLGSYMALMTVLFFWAAKDTDFFSDKFGVRSLRNNPNEMMAALYLQVSIISQALIFVTRSRNWSFFERPGLLLLAAFFIAQLIATVIAVYAHWEFARIKGMGWGWAGVIWLYSLVTYLPLDLLKIAIRYILSGKAWDNLLENKTAFTTKKDYGREEREAQWAAAQRSLHGLQASTSNNNIFNETTSYRELSEIAEQAMRRAEVARLMEKNTLKGRVESVVKLKGLDLDTSKHHYTI